One Spirochaeta africana DSM 8902 genomic window carries:
- a CDS encoding nucleotidyltransferase domain-containing protein encodes MMVDPAAVARRIQQANTRERRALTAQRTAAQDAARHLADLLIIQYPEVETVWGFGSTFEAWRSYRAGSDIDLAIEHGDIVQLYPLVEQCGFPVDLVSLEDCDHAFARSVRARGSILARSLQEES; translated from the coding sequence ATGATGGTAGATCCAGCCGCGGTCGCACGGCGTATTCAGCAGGCGAACACCCGTGAACGCCGCGCCCTTACTGCACAACGAACCGCCGCGCAGGATGCCGCCAGGCACCTGGCAGACCTGCTGATAATACAATACCCCGAGGTGGAAACCGTCTGGGGGTTTGGATCAACATTTGAAGCATGGCGGTCATATCGCGCCGGCAGCGATATTGATCTGGCAATCGAGCACGGCGATATCGTACAGCTCTACCCGCTGGTTGAACAGTGCGGGTTTCCGGTAGATCTGGTCAGCCTGGAGGATTGCGACCACGCCTTTGCCCGCAGCGTCCGGGCGCGCGGAAGCATCCTGGCCAGATCTCTGCAGGAGGAGTCATGA